The proteins below come from a single Chryseobacterium nepalense genomic window:
- a CDS encoding YihY/virulence factor BrkB family protein — translation MIKRIKFFWEALRETFKKWNESSASNDSASLAYYAIFSIPGLLIIIIWIAGNFFGEEAIRGQITSQISGIMGQDAAKSVQDMIAGALVDKENIFMKIIGIGSLVFGSTTLFFQLQRSLNSLWDVQPAPKKAFVKFLLDRANSLGMILILGFLLMITMVLASLISLLNNWITNYFGVETYVLVELINYIIGFVVTMILFALMFKVLPDVEISWKPVWRGAFLTTVLFTLGKFLLSLYFGTAKPTSAFGAAGTVILIMMWINYSCMLIFFGAEFTKIYALKRGFRIIPSKHAKWSDAKLYEESIQNNP, via the coding sequence ATGATAAAAAGAATAAAATTTTTCTGGGAAGCACTGCGCGAAACATTTAAAAAATGGAACGAATCTTCAGCATCCAATGACTCTGCGAGCCTGGCATATTATGCTATTTTCTCTATTCCAGGTCTGCTCATCATCATTATCTGGATCGCCGGTAATTTCTTTGGTGAAGAAGCGATACGCGGGCAGATCACAAGCCAGATCAGCGGTATTATGGGACAGGACGCTGCCAAGAGTGTCCAGGATATGATTGCGGGAGCTCTGGTGGATAAGGAAAATATTTTTATGAAAATTATAGGAATCGGCTCTCTGGTATTCGGTTCTACTACCTTATTTTTCCAGCTACAGCGCTCGCTGAACAGCCTTTGGGATGTGCAGCCCGCTCCCAAAAAAGCGTTCGTGAAATTTCTTCTGGACAGAGCCAATTCATTAGGAATGATCCTTATTTTAGGCTTTTTGCTGATGATCACCATGGTTCTTGCTTCTTTGATCAGCCTTCTTAATAACTGGATTACCAATTATTTCGGTGTAGAAACATATGTACTCGTAGAACTTATCAATTACATTATCGGGTTTGTTGTCACAATGATCCTTTTTGCTTTAATGTTTAAGGTTCTTCCGGATGTAGAAATCAGCTGGAAACCTGTATGGCGAGGCGCTTTTCTTACCACTGTTTTATTTACATTAGGAAAATTCCTGCTGAGCCTTTATTTCGGAACGGCAAAACCAACCTCGGCATTCGGTGCGGCGGGGACGGTAATCCTGATTATGATGTGGATCAATTATTCCTGCATGTTGATTTTCTTCGGTGCAGAATTTACCAAAATATACGCCCTGAAAAGAGGCTTCAGGATCATTCCTTCCAAACATGCAAAATGGAGTGATGCTAAATTGTATGAAGAAAGCATTCAAAATAATCCATAA
- a CDS encoding HU family DNA-binding protein has product MPITFNVVPKKNPQQPNNPPKYYANIIGDGKTTLADLAKHAASVSTVSKADILAVLESTFSKIADDVADGKIVYVGEYFTLQAGGSSEGRNTAEEVNASSIKTVKTIFRPGKMIKDALKLAEFKKKA; this is encoded by the coding sequence ATGCCTATAACATTCAATGTTGTTCCTAAAAAGAACCCTCAGCAGCCCAACAATCCTCCAAAGTATTATGCCAATATCATTGGCGACGGGAAAACTACTCTTGCAGATCTTGCGAAGCACGCTGCCTCAGTTTCTACGGTATCAAAAGCCGATATTCTCGCCGTTCTCGAAAGCACGTTTTCTAAAATTGCAGACGATGTAGCCGATGGTAAGATTGTCTATGTTGGTGAATATTTTACGCTACAGGCAGGTGGTTCCAGCGAAGGGAGAAATACAGCGGAAGAAGTAAATGCTTCCAGTATCAAAACGGTAAAAACCATTTTCCGACCGGGTAAAATGATTAAAGATGCCCTGAAGCTGGCTGAGTTCAAAAAGAAAGCGTAA
- a CDS encoding helix-turn-helix domain-containing protein, which translates to MMSLGTKVRQYREAKRLSQDDLALRLDVTQSTISNIESDKSIPNSMLLKKIADELEVDINDLLNDSVNNIMSNNDFSDHAVAAVNQYNPVFNMQSLELIESILKTRNR; encoded by the coding sequence ATGATGAGTTTAGGAACTAAGGTGAGACAATACAGGGAAGCCAAAAGATTATCCCAGGACGATCTGGCACTGCGTTTAGACGTTACCCAAAGTACAATTTCTAATATAGAATCGGATAAAAGTATTCCTAATTCAATGTTATTAAAAAAAATTGCTGATGAGCTGGAAGTAGATATTAATGATCTTTTAAATGATTCAGTAAACAACATTATGAGTAATAATGACTTTAGTGATCATGCCGTTGCTGCTGTAAATCAATATAATCCTGTATTCAATATGCAGTCGCTGGAACTCATCGAAAGCATCCTGAAAACCAGGAACAGATAG
- a CDS encoding DUF6705 family protein yields the protein MKRLLLLFILCISCSYPMAQEQILPLETKGASAEGAYYKDLDHELDPFLGTWQGIFQGKTFIITFSKIKRFNSLGNYYKDTVIGKYKMLDSGGNELYSTYNLAGNKTKISSIAFMDYKTKLWLSFTDKCIEGDILIHFTNYEKTQLYWKYITNQTIVTDDSQCAPFNEMPRGEFVMNKL from the coding sequence ATGAAAAGATTACTATTACTATTTATATTATGTATTTCTTGTTCCTATCCTATGGCACAGGAACAAATTCTACCATTAGAAACTAAAGGTGCTTCAGCTGAGGGCGCATATTATAAAGATTTAGATCATGAACTTGATCCTTTTTTAGGAACTTGGCAAGGAATCTTTCAGGGAAAAACATTTATTATTACATTTAGTAAGATTAAAAGATTTAATTCGCTAGGTAATTATTACAAGGACACAGTAATAGGGAAATACAAAATGTTAGATTCGGGTGGAAATGAATTATATTCTACATATAATTTGGCAGGCAATAAAACTAAAATTTCTAGTATTGCCTTTATGGATTATAAAACAAAGCTTTGGCTTTCATTTACAGATAAATGCATAGAAGGAGATATCTTAATTCATTTTACTAATTATGAAAAGACACAATTGTATTGGAAATATATTACCAACCAAACAATTGTAACAGACGATTCGCAATGTGCCCCTTTCAATGAGATGCCTAGAGGAGAGTTTGTAATGAACAAGCTTTAA
- a CDS encoding DUF6705 family protein — translation MKSLLLLFILCISCSYPKAQEQILPLKTKGERMEGAYYKDLDHELDPFLRTWQGIFQGKTFIITFTKIKYYSSFSDYFQDSIIGKYKMLDSNGNLLYSTYNLTDNKVKILSIGFKDYKTKLWLSFTDKCIEGDILIHFTNYEKTQLYWKYITNQTIVTDDSQCAPFNEMPRGEYVMNKL, via the coding sequence ATGAAAAGCTTACTATTACTATTTATACTGTGCATTTCTTGTTCCTATCCTAAGGCACAGGAACAAATTCTACCATTAAAAACAAAAGGAGAAAGAATGGAAGGTGCATATTATAAAGATTTAGATCATGAACTTGATCCTTTTCTAAGAACTTGGCAAGGAATCTTTCAGGGAAAAACATTTATTATTACATTTACTAAAATTAAATACTACAGTTCATTTAGTGATTATTTCCAAGATTCAATAATCGGCAAATATAAAATGTTGGATTCAAATGGAAACTTATTATACTCGACATATAATCTTACAGACAATAAAGTAAAAATTTTAAGTATAGGCTTTAAAGACTATAAAACAAAACTATGGCTTTCATTCACTGATAAATGCATAGAAGGAGATATCTTAATTCATTTTACTAATTATGAAAAAACACAATTGTACTGGAAGTATATTACAAACCAAACAATTGTAACAGACGATTCACAATGTGCTCCTTTCAATGAGATGCCCAGAGGAGAGTATGTAATGAACAAGCTTTAA
- the argS gene encoding arginine--tRNA ligase — protein MNIKNIIEEKLLEIILNVYQLKGIMLEVQENKTEFEGDFTIVTFPLVKQLKKNPETIGTELGQALTEQTELLESFNVVKGFLNVKVKNQFFIDNFSALAENFDTVEKKDSTVMVEYSSPNTNKPLHLGHIRNNLLGFSVSQILEEAGYEAIKTQIINDRGIHICKSMLAWEKFGNGETPDSTGIKGDKFVGNYYVRFDQEYKLQIAELLAQGMSEDQAKKEAPLMKEAQQMLLDWENGNEHVRNLWNEMNSWVYKGFADTYKRLGVDFDQVQYESNTYILGKDLIQEGLDKGVLYQKEDGSVWCDLTDEGLDQKLLLRSDGTSVYMTQDLGTAVERFKQNDIQKLIYTVGNEQDYHFQVLFKILGKLGYSWADQLYHLSYGMVELPNGKMKSREGTVVDADDLMQEMHNIAKTAAEELGKLENLTAEEKAENYENVGMGALKYFMLKVDPKKKMLFNPEESIDFNGNTGPFIQYTYARIQSLLAKADFEYKEVRNVSLNEYEKALVMQLANYKVVVQKAAEVLSPALIANYVYDLVKTYNSFYQSNPIMIQEDGNIKQIRLNLSDLTAKTIRKSLRLLGIETVNRM, from the coding sequence ATGAATATTAAAAATATAATAGAAGAAAAACTTCTGGAAATAATCCTCAATGTCTATCAACTGAAAGGAATTATGCTGGAAGTTCAGGAAAATAAAACAGAGTTTGAGGGCGATTTTACCATCGTCACTTTTCCTTTGGTAAAACAACTGAAAAAAAATCCGGAAACCATCGGTACTGAACTGGGGCAGGCTTTAACGGAACAAACCGAACTTCTGGAAAGTTTTAATGTTGTGAAAGGATTTCTGAATGTTAAAGTTAAAAATCAATTCTTTATTGATAATTTCAGCGCTTTAGCGGAAAACTTTGACACTGTAGAAAAAAAGGATTCAACAGTAATGGTGGAATATTCATCACCGAATACCAATAAACCGCTTCACCTGGGGCATATCAGAAATAATTTATTAGGCTTTTCTGTTTCTCAGATCCTTGAAGAAGCAGGTTATGAAGCGATCAAAACACAGATCATCAATGACAGAGGAATTCATATCTGCAAATCAATGCTGGCATGGGAAAAATTCGGAAACGGTGAAACGCCGGATTCTACCGGCATAAAGGGTGATAAATTCGTAGGAAATTATTACGTTAGATTTGATCAGGAATATAAATTGCAAATTGCAGAGCTTCTGGCTCAGGGAATGTCCGAAGATCAGGCTAAAAAAGAGGCTCCTTTGATGAAAGAAGCTCAACAGATGCTTCTCGATTGGGAGAACGGCAATGAGCATGTAAGAAACCTTTGGAATGAAATGAATTCATGGGTATATAAAGGATTTGCCGATACCTATAAAAGACTGGGAGTAGATTTTGATCAGGTTCAGTACGAAAGCAATACCTATATTTTAGGAAAAGATCTTATTCAGGAAGGATTGGATAAAGGAGTGCTCTATCAGAAAGAGGATGGTTCCGTTTGGTGTGACCTTACGGATGAAGGTCTTGATCAGAAATTATTATTACGTTCAGACGGTACTTCCGTGTATATGACCCAGGATTTGGGTACTGCAGTAGAGCGTTTTAAGCAAAATGATATTCAGAAATTAATTTACACCGTTGGAAATGAACAGGATTATCATTTCCAGGTATTGTTTAAAATCTTAGGAAAACTGGGATATTCATGGGCAGACCAGCTGTACCATTTGTCTTACGGAATGGTTGAGCTTCCGAACGGTAAAATGAAATCCCGTGAAGGCACGGTAGTAGATGCAGATGATCTGATGCAGGAAATGCACAATATCGCAAAAACAGCAGCGGAAGAACTTGGGAAGCTGGAAAACTTAACGGCAGAGGAAAAAGCTGAAAACTACGAAAATGTAGGAATGGGTGCCTTAAAATATTTCATGCTCAAAGTGGATCCGAAGAAAAAAATGCTCTTCAATCCGGAAGAAAGTATTGACTTTAATGGAAATACCGGACCTTTCATTCAGTATACCTACGCCCGTATTCAGTCATTGCTGGCTAAAGCAGATTTTGAGTATAAAGAAGTTCGGAATGTTTCATTGAACGAATATGAAAAGGCATTGGTCATGCAGCTGGCCAATTATAAAGTTGTCGTTCAAAAAGCGGCAGAGGTATTAAGCCCTGCACTGATCGCCAATTATGTGTATGATCTGGTAAAGACCTACAACTCTTTTTATCAGAGCAATCCTATTATGATTCAGGAAGATGGAAATATAAAGCAGATCAGATTAAATCTGTCTGATCTTACCGCGAAAACAATAAGAAAATCCTTACGCTTGCTGGGAATAGAAACGGTAAACAGAATGTAA
- a CDS encoding SusD/RagB family nutrient-binding outer membrane lipoprotein — protein sequence MKKIIIGSLFSMLLLNSCSVDDSINEDPNVAYTTTAESVVSYAQKSLSDYVNTPSVNENNFRLTMQYWQETTYVNESNYDFVNRNVSNNIWTDNYVQVLNNLSKAKGLIEAYTPAAAEVSTWPVTKKNQLAIVDLMMVYTYQNLVDTFGNIPYSQALQLDAYPLPVYDDAATIYSSLIQRAKDDVLALTSGSSFGAGDYYYQGDTAKWKKFGNSLLLKLGIAIADSNPSLAQSTVANAIAGGVMTSAGDNCQLPYQTASPNYNPLYDALVASGRDDYIAAAPFVNFLKANADPRISVYYQLNEDDEYLGQDVGQPGEVDVYSRIGEFAHEPDHPGIILNYTEVAFYLAEAAARWGTSAPATAYATAVQASMNEWGIASADASAYLAAHPYNAGNWKESIGLQAWAAFFNQGQTSWNFYRRLDYPILSAPSTAAPEAGGKVPVRMTYPVREQSVNGSNWSAASAAIGGDKLTTKIFWDKF from the coding sequence ATGAAAAAAATAATAATAGGCAGCTTATTCTCAATGCTATTGCTAAATAGCTGTAGTGTAGACGATAGCATTAATGAAGATCCAAACGTTGCATATACTACAACTGCTGAATCTGTAGTATCTTATGCTCAAAAATCTTTATCAGACTATGTTAATACTCCAAGTGTTAATGAAAATAACTTTAGATTAACAATGCAATATTGGCAAGAAACAACATATGTTAATGAAAGTAATTATGACTTTGTTAACAGAAACGTTTCAAATAACATTTGGACAGATAATTATGTTCAGGTGCTTAATAATCTGAGCAAGGCTAAAGGCCTGATTGAAGCTTATACACCTGCTGCTGCAGAAGTATCAACATGGCCGGTGACAAAAAAGAATCAATTGGCAATCGTAGATTTAATGATGGTATATACCTATCAAAATTTAGTGGATACATTTGGAAATATTCCTTATTCTCAAGCATTGCAATTAGATGCATATCCTCTTCCAGTTTATGATGATGCAGCTACAATATACAGTTCTCTAATACAAAGAGCTAAAGACGATGTGCTGGCGCTTACCAGTGGAAGTTCTTTTGGCGCAGGTGATTATTATTATCAGGGAGATACCGCAAAATGGAAAAAGTTTGGGAATTCTTTATTGTTAAAATTAGGTATTGCTATTGCTGACTCTAATCCTTCACTAGCACAATCTACTGTAGCAAATGCTATAGCAGGCGGAGTAATGACTTCTGCAGGAGACAATTGCCAATTACCTTACCAAACGGCTTCTCCGAATTATAATCCTCTTTACGATGCATTAGTAGCTAGCGGTAGAGATGATTATATTGCTGCAGCCCCTTTTGTTAATTTTTTAAAAGCTAATGCAGATCCAAGAATATCAGTATATTATCAGCTGAATGAAGACGATGAATATCTAGGACAAGATGTAGGTCAGCCAGGCGAAGTTGATGTATATTCTAGGATTGGAGAATTTGCACATGAACCAGACCATCCGGGTATTATCTTGAATTACACAGAAGTAGCATTCTATCTTGCTGAAGCTGCAGCTAGATGGGGTACTTCAGCTCCTGCAACGGCTTATGCAACTGCTGTTCAGGCTTCAATGAATGAATGGGGAATAGCTTCTGCAGATGCTTCTGCATATCTAGCAGCACATCCTTATAATGCTGGTAATTGGAAAGAGTCTATAGGTTTACAAGCTTGGGCAGCTTTCTTTAATCAAGGGCAAACATCTTGGAACTTTTATAGAAGATTGGATTATCCGATTTTATCTGCTCCTTCTACAGCTGCTCCTGAAGCAGGTGGCAAAGTTCCGGTAAGAATGACATATCCTGTTAGGGAACAATCTGTCAATGGATCTAATTGGTCTGCTGCTTCAGCTGCTATTGGAGGTGACAAGTTAACGACCAAAATATTCTGGGACAAGTTTTAA
- a CDS encoding SusC/RagA family TonB-linked outer membrane protein, with translation MKKLTMGVLASVLSSSFAIAQVQPKSDTVKTQDIEGVVVTALGIKREKKSLGYSSQEVKGEDISTAPTTNFLNNLSGKVAGLEIKQGTNFGGSINVVLRGFKSLKGNNQALFVVDGVPILNSNLNSTDQVTGRAGYDYGNTASDINPNDIETINVLKGAAATALYGSRAQNGAIIITTKKGSKRKKGIGVEFNSSFTVSSIDKETFPEYQTEYGQGYTGTSFSSTLYQGTPRVVFGNDASYGSAYNGQLVWQYGAFIPGSPTFGQRTPWRVAENGPIEFFNVGTNTVNNISLNGGNDVATYRFSYGNTYATDIMPNSKLNKNNFSGNASYKFTDKLTANLYTNFVTQRTQGRNSTGYGDNIMSNFRQWWATNVDLKEQEALYNLSRQNYTWNIRSITNIAPQYWDNPYFKVYENYQTDARDRLAINASLNYDLTPDINLLARVGRDGYTMKVEERRAVGSVAAIFGLNDVDQPSGYALSNYNASETNYDFIATYKKNLGDFNINALLGTNLNVQSFESNQQSTSGGLYIPGLYTISNSVSAPALPVIVSTEKRIFGAFAQASVGYKGTYYIEGTVRRDQSSTLPDNNNVYWYPSVSGSFVFSNLIDQSWLSFGKLRAAYALVGSDTNADNIRDRYIAQNPFTSPMYASSTLARNQAIKPQRLNNIELGLNMEFLKNRIGFDVSWYRNRAFDQILELPVTTSSGFSNRVANTGTLETKGFEISGHIMPIKTTDFTWDINVNWANPNTKVTELAPGIENLQLGSLQGGVSINAPLGYDYGTIWGADFVYSPDGQKIVGSNGAYLSTASSDNNLGSFQAKWMGGLRNSLTFKDFSLSFLIDFKQGGKVFSLDQFYGYGTGIYPDSVGLNDLGNPVRNTLANGGGVILPGVMVDPTNPNNFVANTIRLDRSQSSQVLGTDPPPAAFVYDASFVKLREVSISYKLPDSLLGSTFLRDLTVGLVGTNLWIIHKNLPYSDPEAGLSSGNIQGYQSGPMPTTRNIAFTLKANF, from the coding sequence ATGAAGAAACTAACAATGGGTGTACTTGCATCCGTACTGTCATCGTCTTTTGCTATAGCACAGGTACAGCCAAAGAGTGATACAGTTAAAACGCAAGACATCGAAGGTGTGGTTGTTACCGCACTGGGAATCAAAAGAGAAAAAAAATCTTTGGGGTACTCTTCTCAAGAAGTAAAAGGAGAAGATATTAGTACTGCTCCTACTACAAATTTTTTGAATAATTTATCGGGAAAAGTTGCAGGTTTAGAAATTAAACAAGGAACTAATTTTGGTGGGTCAATCAATGTTGTTTTGAGAGGCTTTAAATCCCTAAAAGGAAATAATCAAGCCTTATTTGTTGTTGATGGAGTTCCTATCTTAAATAGTAATTTAAACTCGACAGATCAGGTAACTGGTAGAGCGGGGTATGATTATGGAAATACGGCATCGGATATAAACCCGAATGATATTGAAACTATTAACGTGCTTAAAGGAGCCGCAGCTACGGCTTTGTATGGTTCCAGAGCTCAGAACGGAGCTATTATAATTACCACAAAAAAGGGTAGTAAAAGGAAAAAAGGAATAGGTGTAGAGTTTAACTCTTCTTTTACCGTTTCTTCAATTGATAAGGAAACTTTTCCAGAATATCAAACAGAATACGGACAGGGATATACAGGCACAAGTTTTAGTAGCACATTATATCAAGGCACTCCGAGAGTGGTATTTGGAAATGATGCTTCGTATGGATCAGCATATAATGGTCAGTTAGTTTGGCAATATGGAGCATTTATCCCGGGATCACCAACTTTTGGACAAAGGACACCTTGGAGAGTGGCAGAAAATGGACCAATAGAATTTTTCAATGTTGGTACAAATACTGTAAATAATATCTCATTAAACGGAGGAAATGATGTTGCAACTTATAGATTCTCTTATGGAAATACTTATGCAACTGATATAATGCCTAATAGTAAATTAAACAAGAATAATTTTTCAGGAAATGCAAGCTATAAATTTACAGATAAACTAACGGCTAACTTATACACAAATTTTGTTACTCAAAGAACACAAGGAAGAAATTCTACCGGATATGGAGATAACATAATGTCAAACTTTAGACAATGGTGGGCTACCAATGTAGATTTGAAGGAGCAAGAAGCTTTATATAATTTGTCTCGCCAGAATTATACATGGAACATAAGAAGTATTACTAACATTGCACCTCAATATTGGGATAACCCTTATTTTAAGGTATATGAAAACTATCAAACTGATGCAAGAGACAGATTAGCAATCAATGCAAGTTTAAACTACGATCTTACACCGGATATTAATTTATTGGCAAGAGTTGGTAGAGATGGTTATACAATGAAAGTGGAAGAAAGAAGAGCGGTTGGTTCAGTTGCAGCAATTTTTGGATTAAATGATGTCGATCAGCCTTCCGGCTATGCTTTATCAAACTATAATGCTTCTGAAACCAATTATGATTTTATAGCGACATACAAAAAAAATCTTGGAGATTTTAACATTAATGCTTTGTTAGGAACTAATTTAAATGTTCAGTCATTTGAATCAAATCAACAATCAACATCTGGAGGGCTCTATATTCCAGGGTTATATACAATAAGTAACTCTGTATCAGCTCCAGCACTACCAGTTATAGTTTCTACTGAAAAAAGAATATTTGGAGCATTTGCTCAAGCTTCCGTTGGATATAAAGGAACTTACTATATTGAGGGAACGGTTAGAAGAGATCAGTCTAGTACCTTACCGGATAATAATAATGTATATTGGTATCCTTCTGTGTCAGGAAGTTTTGTCTTTTCCAACTTAATAGATCAATCCTGGCTATCTTTTGGTAAATTAAGAGCCGCTTATGCACTAGTCGGATCTGATACAAATGCTGATAACATCAGAGATAGATATATAGCTCAGAATCCTTTTACAAGTCCAATGTACGCATCAAGTACACTGGCAAGGAACCAGGCAATTAAACCGCAAAGGTTAAACAATATTGAGCTTGGACTAAATATGGAATTTTTAAAAAATAGAATCGGATTTGATGTGTCTTGGTATAGAAACAGAGCATTCGATCAGATTTTGGAATTACCAGTTACTACAAGTAGTGGATTTTCAAATCGAGTTGCTAACACAGGAACGTTAGAAACTAAAGGATTTGAAATTTCGGGACACATAATGCCTATTAAAACAACAGACTTTACATGGGATATCAATGTTAATTGGGCAAATCCTAACACTAAAGTAACAGAATTGGCTCCTGGAATTGAAAATCTACAATTAGGAAGTTTACAAGGGGGAGTTTCTATTAATGCGCCGTTAGGATATGATTATGGTACTATTTGGGGAGCAGATTTTGTTTACTCACCTGACGGACAAAAAATTGTTGGTAGTAACGGAGCATATTTATCTACGGCTTCATCAGATAATAATCTAGGTTCATTCCAGGCAAAATGGATGGGAGGTTTAAGGAATAGCCTTACCTTTAAAGATTTTTCTCTTAGCTTTTTAATTGATTTTAAACAAGGAGGAAAAGTATTTTCATTAGATCAATTTTATGGTTACGGAACGGGTATTTATCCTGATTCGGTTGGATTGAATGATTTAGGAAATCCTGTCAGAAATACGCTGGCTAACGGTGGGGGTGTGATTTTACCAGGTGTAATGGTTGACCCTACTAATCCTAATAATTTTGTGGCAAACACGATAAGGTTAGATAGATCACAATCAAGTCAGGTTTTAGGGACAGACCCGCCACCAGCAGCATTTGTTTATGATGCAAGCTTTGTTAAATTAAGAGAAGTTTCAATTAGCTATAAATTACCAGACAGCTTGTTGGGCTCAACTTTTTTGAGGGATTTAACTGTTGGCTTAGTTGGAACTAATTTATGGATTATCCATAAAAACCTACCTTATTCTGATCCGGAAGCTGGTTTATCATCAGGAAATATCCAAGGGTATCAGTCAGGACCTATGCCAACAACTCGTAATATTGCGTTCACTTTAAAAGCTAACTTCTAA
- a CDS encoding ribonuclease HII, giving the protein MDLLKKWSVFYVEAGCDEVGRGCLSGPVVAAAVILDENFNQNMVNDSKKLNFKTRMDLDQYIKDNVKDYAIAELPAGFIDEHNILNASIHAMHQALDKLSIRPELILVDGNRFHPYNFIPHQCIVKGDSKVLSIAAASILAKNYRDKLMIELHDEHPEYGWNTNFGYATKKHQQALVEFGPTKYHRRSFRLDYSIQDECLD; this is encoded by the coding sequence ATGGATTTACTTAAAAAATGGTCGGTTTTTTACGTTGAAGCAGGATGCGATGAGGTAGGCCGGGGCTGTTTAAGTGGTCCGGTGGTAGCAGCAGCAGTTATTTTGGATGAAAATTTTAACCAAAACATGGTGAATGATTCCAAGAAACTGAATTTTAAGACAAGAATGGATCTCGATCAGTATATAAAAGACAATGTGAAAGATTATGCGATTGCTGAACTTCCTGCCGGATTTATAGATGAACATAACATTCTTAATGCAAGCATCCATGCGATGCATCAGGCTTTGGATAAGCTTAGTATACGCCCCGAACTTATTCTGGTAGACGGAAACCGGTTCCACCCATACAATTTTATTCCCCATCAATGTATTGTAAAAGGCGATTCGAAGGTTTTATCTATTGCCGCGGCTTCTATTTTAGCGAAGAATTACAGAGATAAATTAATGATTGAACTTCATGATGAGCATCCTGAATATGGATGGAATACAAATTTCGGTTATGCAACGAAAAAACATCAGCAGGCATTAGTAGAATTTGGACCAACAAAGTATCACAGAAGATCATTTCGTTTGGATTACAGCATTCAAGATGAGTGTCTTGATTAA